A window of the Desulfopila inferna genome harbors these coding sequences:
- a CDS encoding Trm112 family protein, giving the protein MINKDLLDILVCPQCKGPVVMTESKDGLVCGACKLEYEIRDDIPIMLIEEARKIEDEK; this is encoded by the coding sequence ATGATTAATAAAGATTTGCTGGATATTCTTGTCTGTCCTCAATGTAAAGGACCTGTTGTTATGACGGAATCAAAAGACGGACTGGTCTGCGGAGCCTGCAAGCTGGAATATGAAATTAGAGACGATATACCAATAATGCTCATTGAAGAGGCCAGGAAGATTGAAGACGAGAAGTAA
- a CDS encoding phosphoglucomutase produces MSAADDLPLRINGLLQSDDPLSCDYLGMIAELVHKKESSGLEWRKYVELLYEKVRHEIENNTGRPISPVTFGTSGWRGILGKDLFCKSVAQVILAIVEMYKELDHSAELAGVLGAASLEEVRQRGCVVGYDNRFCGDLLARVAAQVLDREGIKIYFAGETTTGVLSASVLQLDAAFSINFTPSHNPLEYGGLKFNAADGGPAATEVTRAITERAQGIIGENRLPFSLAEGSKVPEMPKSIKRIDSLSLWQNHLKKNYDAHGLEYAGIIEGFEKKEDLVVVIDSVHGASRLHIDAMFKNTGSERLIHLRKEKDVTFGGVAPEPSSENMRAVVETLQQRPEKFKLGAIIDPDGDRIRFTDGNIEISMNQFGAMAYHFLHEWKKKSGLVAKTVASSNLANAVAAALGEDVFEPKVGFKEFKPVIGKALVCFEESDGISIIGHTPEKDAYIGLLLALDMVLTTGRNLGEYLHQIEETYGFFYPDRDGIAVSVQGEKLLTALAGLEKYQEGSSVEIEGESRIIDKVIDVDGRKMIFNDGSWLMIRPSGTEPKVRFYVESRTADGTQELVKAAKNMLKEIGLL; encoded by the coding sequence ATGTCTGCAGCAGATGATCTGCCCCTAAGAATAAATGGATTACTGCAATCTGATGATCCTTTGTCATGTGATTATCTGGGAATGATTGCCGAATTGGTCCACAAAAAAGAATCGTCCGGACTTGAGTGGCGAAAATATGTGGAGCTATTATATGAGAAGGTTCGCCATGAAATAGAAAACAATACCGGCCGGCCGATTTCTCCTGTAACCTTCGGCACTTCGGGATGGCGGGGGATTCTGGGAAAAGATCTTTTCTGTAAATCCGTGGCACAGGTGATTCTGGCGATTGTCGAGATGTATAAAGAACTTGATCATAGTGCCGAACTCGCTGGCGTTTTAGGTGCGGCAAGTCTTGAGGAGGTCCGGCAGAGGGGGTGTGTCGTCGGTTATGATAACCGCTTTTGCGGAGATCTCCTGGCACGGGTTGCGGCCCAGGTTCTTGATAGAGAGGGGATAAAAATATATTTCGCCGGAGAGACTACCACCGGGGTATTGTCGGCAAGTGTTCTACAGTTGGATGCCGCCTTCTCCATCAATTTTACCCCTTCGCATAACCCGCTTGAATATGGTGGATTGAAATTTAACGCGGCTGACGGCGGTCCGGCTGCCACCGAAGTAACGCGCGCTATCACCGAAAGAGCCCAAGGCATTATTGGAGAAAACCGCCTGCCCTTTTCATTAGCAGAAGGCAGTAAGGTGCCGGAAATGCCGAAATCCATCAAGCGCATAGACTCCCTGTCCTTGTGGCAGAATCACCTGAAGAAGAATTATGACGCCCACGGTTTGGAGTATGCCGGTATTATCGAGGGGTTTGAGAAGAAGGAAGATCTGGTTGTTGTTATTGACTCTGTTCACGGTGCCAGCAGGCTGCATATAGATGCGATGTTTAAAAATACAGGCTCAGAAAGATTGATTCACCTGCGAAAAGAAAAGGATGTTACCTTTGGCGGAGTTGCCCCGGAACCATCCAGTGAGAATATGAGAGCAGTTGTAGAGACCCTTCAGCAGCGGCCGGAGAAATTTAAACTGGGAGCAATCATTGACCCCGATGGCGACAGGATCCGCTTCACTGATGGGAATATCGAAATCAGTATGAATCAGTTCGGGGCCATGGCCTATCATTTTCTCCATGAGTGGAAAAAGAAGAGCGGACTGGTCGCCAAAACCGTGGCATCTTCCAATCTGGCAAACGCGGTTGCTGCCGCTCTGGGCGAAGATGTCTTTGAGCCAAAAGTAGGATTTAAGGAATTTAAACCGGTGATCGGCAAGGCGCTAGTCTGTTTCGAAGAGTCCGACGGTATTTCCATTATAGGCCACACCCCGGAAAAAGATGCCTATATTGGTCTCCTGCTGGCCCTGGATATGGTGTTGACTACCGGCAGGAACCTTGGGGAGTATTTACATCAGATAGAAGAAACGTATGGTTTTTTCTATCCTGATCGTGATGGTATCGCTGTATCTGTACAGGGCGAGAAGCTCTTAACGGCCCTGGCCGGTCTGGAGAAATACCAAGAGGGGAGCTCTGTAGAGATTGAAGGAGAGTCCAGAATCATTGATAAAGTCATTGATGTGGACGGCAGGAAAATGATATTTAACGATGGCTCATGGCTGATGATACGGCCTTCCGGAACAGAGCCAAAGGTTCGTTTCTATGTTGAGTCGCGAACCGCAGATGGAACTCAAGAACTTGTTAAAGCAGCCAAAAATATGCTTAAAGAAATCGGGCTGCTCTGA
- the nifU gene encoding Fe-S cluster assembly protein NifU: protein MWEYTDLVQEHFLKPRNVGEVENPSGVGDVGSLACGDALKLTIKVDENETIVEAKFKTFGCASAIASSSALTEMIKGMKISEAEKITNEDIADFLGGLPKEKMHCSVMGREALEAAIADYRGMVLPMAEGEVVCECFGVTDLEIIRAVKESNLHSVEEITNFTKAGGGCGKCEDKLQKILDDCIGDTAKIKRVAKKPERMTTLQKIKKIEEVLEREIKPALRQDGGDIELIDVDGDYVLVSLRGSCTSCTKSQTTLKEYVEKKLRELVLDTLIVEEAK from the coding sequence ATGTGGGAATATACTGATCTGGTTCAGGAGCATTTTCTCAAGCCGAGAAATGTTGGTGAAGTGGAAAATCCAAGCGGTGTTGGCGATGTGGGATCCTTAGCATGTGGCGATGCTCTGAAACTCACCATCAAAGTTGATGAGAATGAAACTATAGTTGAAGCAAAATTTAAAACATTTGGCTGTGCCAGTGCAATTGCCTCTTCTTCCGCCCTGACTGAAATGATCAAGGGTATGAAGATTTCCGAGGCTGAAAAGATCACCAACGAAGATATTGCCGATTTCCTTGGTGGTCTGCCTAAGGAAAAAATGCATTGTTCGGTTATGGGGCGGGAGGCGCTGGAGGCAGCCATTGCCGATTATCGCGGCATGGTCCTTCCTATGGCCGAAGGAGAGGTTGTCTGCGAATGTTTCGGCGTTACCGATCTGGAAATAATCCGTGCAGTCAAGGAGTCCAACCTCCATTCAGTCGAGGAGATAACCAATTTTACCAAAGCCGGTGGCGGATGTGGTAAGTGCGAGGACAAGCTACAGAAAATACTCGATGATTGTATTGGGGATACCGCGAAAATAAAGAGGGTTGCTAAAAAGCCCGAGCGCATGACCACACTCCAAAAGATCAAGAAAATTGAAGAAGTGCTCGAACGCGAGATCAAACCGGCGCTGCGTCAGGATGGCGGAGATATAGAACTGATCGACGTGGACGGGGACTATGTACTTGTCTCTTTACGAGGATCATGCACCAGCTGTACAAAATCGCAAACAACTTTGAAAGAGTATGTGGAGAAAAAGCTGAGGGAGCTAGTTCTGGACACATTAATTGTGGAGGAAGCTAAATAA
- the nifS gene encoding cysteine desulfurase NifS → MKTSPGQEIYMDNNATTKIAPEVVEAMMPFLTDYYGNPSSMHVFGGQVGESLREARLQVATLLGAEPEEITFTSCGTESDSTAVLSALQSFPEKRHILTTRVEHPAIKTLTENLETLTGHKHRVTRLKVAADGTIDLDEYAEALTDDTAIVSVMWANNETGVIFPVEEMAAMAKEKGILFHTDAVQAVGKIAIDMSNSAIDFLSMSGHKLHAPKGVGVLYVRRGTPFVPFIAGGHQEKGRRGGTENVASIVGLGKACQLAGEKMEEENTRVKALRDKLEEGLLSSVPRSMLNGHKKDRLPNTSNISFEFVEGESILLHLNQYNICASSGSACTSGSLEPSHVLRAMGVPFTAAHGSIRFSLSIYNTEEEVDFVLGKIPEIIASLREMSPFWTGE, encoded by the coding sequence ATGAAGACATCTCCAGGCCAAGAAATATACATGGACAACAATGCAACCACCAAGATAGCTCCCGAGGTGGTTGAAGCTATGATGCCTTTTCTGACCGATTATTACGGTAATCCCTCAAGTATGCATGTCTTCGGCGGTCAGGTTGGCGAATCTCTCAGAGAGGCGCGGCTCCAGGTAGCAACCCTTCTCGGCGCCGAACCTGAAGAAATAACCTTTACCAGTTGCGGCACCGAGAGCGATTCAACTGCGGTTCTTTCGGCTCTTCAGTCTTTTCCTGAGAAAAGGCATATTCTGACGACCAGGGTGGAACACCCTGCCATAAAGACCCTCACTGAAAATCTGGAAACCTTGACCGGGCATAAGCATCGGGTGACACGACTTAAAGTGGCTGCTGATGGCACCATCGATCTGGATGAATATGCCGAGGCATTGACCGATGACACCGCTATAGTCAGTGTGATGTGGGCCAATAATGAGACCGGAGTGATATTTCCTGTTGAAGAAATGGCCGCGATGGCCAAGGAAAAAGGGATACTTTTTCATACCGATGCCGTCCAGGCTGTCGGAAAAATCGCCATAGACATGAGTAATTCCGCTATTGATTTTCTCTCGATGTCGGGGCATAAACTCCATGCCCCTAAGGGAGTGGGCGTTCTCTACGTGCGGCGCGGTACCCCGTTTGTTCCATTTATAGCAGGAGGCCATCAGGAGAAAGGCCGTCGCGGCGGTACTGAAAATGTGGCATCCATCGTAGGACTCGGTAAAGCCTGCCAGCTGGCCGGTGAGAAAATGGAAGAGGAGAATACCCGGGTTAAAGCACTGCGGGATAAACTGGAAGAGGGTTTGCTGTCCTCGGTTCCCCGCTCGATGCTTAACGGACACAAGAAAGATAGATTACCCAACACTTCAAACATAAGTTTTGAGTTCGTTGAAGGCGAATCAATACTGTTGCATTTAAATCAATATAATATCTGTGCCTCTTCCGGATCCGCCTGTACATCCGGGTCGCTTGAGCCGTCGCATGTGCTGCGGGCCATGGGGGTTCCGTTTACTGCGGCTCACGGTTCCATCCGATTTTCGCTAAGCATCTACAATACCGAGGAAGAGGTCGACTTCGTCCTCGGCAAGATTCCGGAAATTATTGCATCCCTCCGGGAAATGTCTCCTTTCTGGACCGGTGAATAG
- a CDS encoding FAD-dependent thymidylate synthase, whose product MKIISPSYEIQDDLDHASLVVRLEACGRICYKSEELISRDSALPFVKKVASHGHNSVLEMAVVTLQVRCTETDAAGFLACQPKFLTIDVYGDGLLVTASIRGFREIYQRCADDAVVRQMVNFLGRKHPYLFDGIWSAADHTDSDSAIGVKKIELNEVEKLPEELLLRHRYVGVKFYVNRAVTHEIVRHRTCSFLQESQRYCRYSQDKFDNQVTFVKPLFYQEGTADYALWEKAMEETEVIYLKLLETSTPQAARTVLPNSCKTEIIVYCNLEEWRHIFRLRTHKTAEPSMREIMIPLAEELNARYPAISL is encoded by the coding sequence ATGAAAATTATCAGCCCCTCCTATGAGATACAAGACGACCTCGATCATGCATCACTGGTGGTCCGACTCGAAGCCTGCGGGCGCATCTGCTATAAAAGCGAAGAGCTGATCTCCAGAGATTCTGCGCTTCCATTTGTGAAAAAGGTGGCAAGCCACGGTCATAATTCTGTCCTGGAGATGGCTGTAGTAACGCTGCAGGTTCGCTGTACCGAAACTGATGCCGCTGGTTTTCTAGCCTGTCAGCCTAAATTCCTCACTATAGATGTCTATGGTGATGGACTTCTTGTTACCGCTTCGATTCGCGGCTTCCGTGAAATCTACCAACGCTGCGCTGATGATGCAGTGGTCAGACAAATGGTAAATTTTCTGGGAAGAAAACATCCTTATCTGTTTGACGGAATCTGGTCGGCTGCTGATCATACCGATAGCGATAGTGCAATAGGCGTAAAAAAAATCGAACTCAACGAGGTCGAAAAACTTCCAGAAGAGTTGCTGCTGCGTCACCGTTATGTCGGAGTGAAATTTTATGTCAATAGAGCCGTAACCCATGAAATTGTGCGGCACCGGACCTGTTCCTTTCTGCAGGAGAGCCAGCGCTATTGCCGCTATAGTCAGGACAAATTCGACAACCAGGTGACCTTTGTCAAGCCCCTGTTCTACCAGGAAGGCACGGCAGATTACGCCCTCTGGGAAAAGGCCATGGAGGAAACCGAGGTTATTTACCTGAAGCTTCTGGAAACTTCGACGCCACAGGCTGCCCGGACAGTATTGCCTAATTCATGCAAAACTGAAATTATCGTCTACTGCAATCTTGAGGAGTGGCGGCATATCTTCCGACTGAGGACCCATAAAACCGCAGAGCCGTCGATGCGTGAGATTATGATACCGCTTGCAGAAGAGCTTAACGCAAGGTATCCGGCAATCAGCCTCTGA
- a CDS encoding formate--tetrahydrofolate ligase, translated as MPLDPTKHADWEIAQEAEKSMKTIYEIGETLGLTKEELLPHGHYIAKIDFRKVLERLKDKPNGKYIDVTAITPTPLGEGKSTSSMGLVQGLGKLGKNVCAAIRQPSGGPTMNIKGSAAGGGLAQCIPLTPFSLGFTGDINAIMNAHNLAMVALTSRLQHERNYNDEQLERLSGMKRLDIDPTNVEMGWIMDFCCQALRNIIIGIDGVNGKADGFMMKSKFGIAVSSEVMAILSISNDLKDMRERMGKIVVAYNKKGQPVTTEDLQVAGAMTAWMVEALNPSLMQSLEGQPVIVHAGPFANIAIGQSSVIADKVGLKLADYHVTESGFGADIGFEKFWNLKCRFSGLIPDCAVVVATIRALKCHGGAPVPVPGKAMPKEYLEENVEWVAKGCDNLIHHIRNVRKAGISPVVCINAFYTDTDAEIAKIRELCEAEGAKVALSRHWEKGGDGALEFAQTVIDACEEKSEFKFLYELDMPIKDRIHLIATEVYGADGVDYSNEANKAIDRIQADPELAKMGMCMVKTHLSLSDNPTLKGVPKGWRLTIREVLTYGGAGFIVPVAGTISLMPGTGSNPAFKRIDVDTETGMVEGVF; from the coding sequence ATGCCATTAGATCCAACCAAACATGCGGATTGGGAAATTGCACAAGAAGCGGAAAAATCAATGAAAACCATTTATGAAATAGGTGAGACGCTTGGCCTGACCAAGGAAGAACTCCTTCCTCATGGCCACTATATTGCCAAGATCGATTTCCGAAAGGTTCTTGAGCGCTTGAAGGACAAGCCGAATGGCAAATATATTGACGTTACGGCTATTACACCCACACCGCTTGGTGAAGGAAAATCAACTTCTTCCATGGGTCTGGTTCAGGGGCTTGGCAAATTGGGCAAAAATGTCTGTGCTGCAATTCGCCAGCCATCCGGCGGTCCCACCATGAACATCAAGGGTTCTGCCGCGGGCGGTGGTTTAGCCCAGTGCATCCCCCTGACCCCGTTTTCACTCGGGTTCACCGGTGATATCAACGCCATAATGAATGCTCACAACCTGGCAATGGTAGCACTCACCTCCAGACTGCAGCATGAACGCAATTACAATGACGAGCAACTCGAGCGACTCTCCGGCATGAAGCGTCTCGATATTGATCCGACCAATGTTGAAATGGGCTGGATCATGGACTTCTGCTGCCAGGCTCTGCGGAATATCATCATCGGTATAGATGGAGTTAACGGCAAGGCAGACGGCTTTATGATGAAATCCAAATTCGGCATCGCCGTTTCCTCGGAAGTCATGGCTATCCTTTCTATTTCCAACGATCTTAAGGATATGCGTGAAAGAATGGGTAAAATCGTTGTCGCCTATAACAAGAAGGGCCAACCGGTAACCACGGAAGATCTGCAGGTAGCCGGTGCAATGACAGCCTGGATGGTTGAAGCGCTTAATCCTTCGCTGATGCAGTCTCTGGAAGGTCAGCCGGTCATAGTTCATGCCGGACCATTCGCCAATATCGCCATTGGTCAGAGCTCCGTCATCGCCGATAAAGTCGGCCTGAAACTCGCCGATTACCATGTAACTGAATCCGGATTCGGAGCCGATATCGGCTTTGAGAAATTTTGGAATCTTAAATGCCGTTTTTCCGGACTTATTCCCGACTGTGCCGTTGTTGTCGCTACTATCAGAGCGCTCAAGTGTCACGGCGGCGCCCCGGTTCCGGTGCCTGGAAAAGCAATGCCCAAGGAATACCTCGAGGAGAACGTCGAATGGGTTGCCAAGGGCTGTGATAATCTTATCCACCATATACGCAATGTCAGAAAGGCAGGCATCAGTCCGGTTGTCTGTATCAATGCTTTTTATACCGACACCGATGCCGAAATCGCCAAAATTCGCGAACTCTGCGAAGCCGAAGGAGCCAAAGTCGCTCTGTCGCGGCATTGGGAAAAAGGCGGCGACGGTGCACTTGAATTCGCCCAGACCGTTATTGATGCCTGCGAAGAAAAGAGTGAGTTCAAATTTCTCTACGAACTCGACATGCCCATCAAGGACAGGATCCACCTCATTGCCACGGAAGTTTACGGCGCCGACGGTGTTGACTATTCCAATGAGGCAAACAAAGCGATTGACAGAATTCAGGCCGATCCCGAACTAGCCAAGATGGGAATGTGCATGGTCAAAACCCATCTGTCTCTCTCCGATAATCCTACACTGAAAGGTGTCCCCAAAGGATGGCGACTCACCATCCGTGAAGTCCTCACCTATGGTGGTGCCGGTTTTATTGTTCCGGTTGCCGGGACAATCAGCCTGATGCCTGGAACCGGTTCAAACCCCGCGTTCAAACGTATTGATGTGGATACGGAAACCGGAATGGTTGAAGGTGTATTCTAA